In Rissa tridactyla isolate bRisTri1 chromosome 2, bRisTri1.patW.cur.20221130, whole genome shotgun sequence, a single window of DNA contains:
- the LOC128905257 gene encoding cytochrome P450 7B1 yields the protein MGPEALQLGTYGGAAAAALLLWAVCLLCRRKRKTGEPPLINGWIPYLGKALIFRKDAFKFLLDQQKKLGDIFTVHIAGRYITFIMDPFQYVYVIRNSKQLEFHEFADKMASKTFDYPALSKGKFPDLKENLHRIYQYLQGKPLDIISDHMMKNLQDIFEWKCSQATDWETEKMYKFCCSVMFEASFVTLYGRVPAADGHKVISEIRDKFIKFDASFPYLAANIPIELLGATKKVRKELIHHFLLQNMTKWLGGSKVVQARQDIFEKYELLGDYDKAAHHFAFLWASVGNTIPATFWAMYYLLRHPEALAAVRDEIDHLLQSTGQERGPTYNIHLTREQLDNLVYLESALNESLRMCSSSMNIRISQEDFVLKLEGNQEVGLRKGDWIALYPQILHMDPEVYEDPKEYKFDRYIENGKKKTTFYKAGRKLKYFLMPFGSGISMCPGRFLAMNEMKMFLFLLLAHFDVELAENKAVRLDNSRMGLGILLPDVDIAFRYKLRS from the exons gaaGACTGGAGAGCCCCCGCTAATAAACGGCTGGATTCCTTACCTTGGGAAGGCTTTGATTTTTAGAAAAGATGCTTTCAAATTCTTACTGGATCAACAAAAGAAACTTGGAGATATTTTCACTGTACATATTGCCG GTAGATATATTACCTTTATCATGGACCCATTTCAATATGTCTATGTCATCCGAAACAGCAAGCAACTTGAATTTCATGAATTTGCTGATAAAATGGCTTCCAAAACTTTTGACTACCCAGCCTTGTCGAAAGGAAAATTCCCCGATCTCAAGGAAAACCTGCACAGAATCTACCAGTATCTACAAGGCAAGCCTTTGGATATCATTTCTGACCACATGATGAAAAATCTCCAGGATATATTTGAATGGAAATGCTCACAAGCAACAGattgggaaacagaaaaaatgtacAAATTCTGCTGCTCTGTAATGTTTGAAGCCAGTTTTGTAACACTATATGGAAGAGTTCCTGCTGCAGATGGCCACAAAGTTATTAGTGAAATCAGAGACAAATTTATCAAGTTTGATGCCAGCTTTCCCTATTTAGCTGCAAACATACCGATTGAGTTGCTAGGAGCTACCAAGAAGGTTCGGAAGGAGCTTATACATCATTTTTTACTTCAGAACATGACAAAATGGCTGGGAGGGTCAAAAGTGGTCCAAGCCAGACAAGATATATTTGAGAAATATGAGCTGCTTGGAGATTATGACAAAGCAG CACATCATTTTGCCTTCCTGTGGGCCTCTGTGGGAAACACGATTCCAGCTACATTCTGGGCCATGTATTATCTTCTGCGGCACCCAGAAGCTCTTGCAGCGGTGCGTGACGAGATTGACCATTTGCTGCAGTCAACAGGTCAAGAGAGAGGGCCCACGTATAACATCCACCTCACCAGAGAACAATTGGACAACCTGGTCTACCtgg AGAGTGCCTTAAACGAGAGTTTACGAATGTGCTCGTCTTCCATGAACATTCGCATCAGCCAGGAGGATTTTGTTCTCAAGCTTGAAGGGAATCAAGAAGTTGGTTTGAGGAAAGGAGACTGGATAGCCCTTTACCCGCAGATTTTGCACATGGACCCCGAGGTCTATGAAGATCCTAAG GAGTATAAGTTCGATCGATACATAGAGAATGGCAAGAAGAAAACCACGTTCTACaaggcaggaagaaaactgaagtatttcctAATGCCCTTTGGCTCTGGGATCAGCATGTGTCCGGGGAGGTTCCTCGCAATGAATGAGATGaagatgtttcttttcttactATTGGCTCATTTTGATGTAGAACTAGCGGAAAACAAAGCTGTCAGACTTGATAACAGTCGTATGGGCCTTGGTATCCTCCTGCCAGACGTTGATATTGCCTTCCGCTACAAGCTAAGGTCCTGA